One window from the genome of Nicotiana tomentosiformis chromosome 5, ASM39032v3, whole genome shotgun sequence encodes:
- the LOC104096386 gene encoding G-type lectin S-receptor-like serine/threonine-protein kinase LECRK1, with the protein MPLRILIRKVENIGSHTLFSHLSAMANLTITFMFLMLPMLFAAVEVGAQKQPSNITLGSILYPNRNPSSWLSSSGHFAFGFYSIGDGFQVGIWFEKTVVWTASRDDPPVHSDGYLEFTKEGKLILWTKQNMKVIAESPKPVTSASMLDSGNFVIYNKTDVVWESFDYPTDTLLVGQRLISGHSLVSSVSEIDHSIGRFYLSMQADGNLVAYPTNYINRPEASYWAFMLQSRGEFGEVDSVFVSLTPRGQLFRNASNDFGFQVNEIANSSTRTPNKTVIYRATLDPDGIFRLYTHSFEGRDESSLEINWSSLENQCQARGFCGVNSYCTARNGSSTGACSCLPGFLYVNHEMKFQGCYRGFVYEESCGSSNSTVLAYNLTMIQHLKLGGYPFSQVSIVEQDCRKSCLEDCTCWATQYVNGVCSKFKLPLIYSTLDPTDQSVKAFVKQSYNISQIAGHTVPNPGKAGNRNKSRKEIILILSLALGSVAFLLTVVAICSYLFYRSNEGQYQKLLENPYLGPNEEFTLRSFSYSELEKATEHFKEEIRHGSFGNLYKGILSEGNRTIAVKRLEKMGDEAEREFKAEMTAIGQARHKNLVHLLGFCLEGSEKILVYEYTSNGSLADILFNSETRPSWEQRMRLALDISRGILYLHEECETCIIHCNIKPHNILVDDLWTAKISDFGLAKFLVPNQVGNQLQLKTRGYLAPELQNSATISDKVDVYSYGVMLLEIICCRSNMDVNVSTEDEIFLPTWVHKCFVENDLKKLVGDEEVDVKSLERTVKVGLLCIHDNPDLRPSMRNVVLMLEGIMDIPFLAYTNIV; encoded by the coding sequence ATGCCACTGCGTATCCTTATACGAAAAGTAGAAAATATTGGATCTCACACTCTATTTTCCCATCTTTCTGCCATGGCCAATTTAACAATTACTTTCATGTTCTTGATGCTTCCAATGCTATTTGCAGCTGTTGAAGTTGGAGCACAGAAGCAACCCTCCAACATAACCTTAGGTTCTATTCTTTATCCAAACCGAAATCCGAGTTCTTGGCTATCTTCTTCAGGCCATTTTGCATTTGGTTTCTACTCAATAGGGGATGGATTTCAAGTTGGCATATGGTTCGAAAAAACTGTCGTTTGGACTGCTAGTAGAGATGATCCTCCAGTTCATTCGGATGGATACCTCGAGTTTACAAAAGAAGGTAAACTTATTCTATGGACAAAGCAGAACATGAAAGTCATTGCAGAATCTCCAAAGCCAGTAACTTCAGCTTCCATGCTTGATTCTGGTAACTTTGTTATCTATAATAAAACAGATGTCGTTTGGGAAAGTTTTGATTATCCAACGGACACCCTCCTCGTTGGCCAGCGCCTGATATCGGGCCACAGCCTTGTCTCTAGTGTCAGTGAAATTGATCATTCAATTGGGAGATTTTATTTGAGTATGCAGGCTGATGGGAACCTTGTTGCATATCCAACCAATTACATAAATAGACCTGAGGCTTCCTACTGGGCTTTCATGTTACAAAGTAGAGGCGAATTCGGTGAAGTTGATTCAGTTTTTGTGAGTCTTACTCCAAGAGGACAACTGTTTAGAAATGCTTCTAATGATTTTGGTTTTCAAGTGAATGAAATAGCAAATAGCTCAACTCGAACACCAAATAAGACAGTGATTTATCGCGCTACTCTTGATCCTGATGGTATTTTTAGGCTTTATACACACAGTTTTGAAGGCAGAGATGAATCGAGCTTGGAAATCAATTGGTCATCGCTAGAAAATCAATGCCAAGCCAGGGGATTCTGTGGTGTAAACAGTTATTGTACTGCAAGAAATGGCAGCAGCACAGGTGCTTGTTCTTGCTTACCAGGATTTTTATATGTCAACCATGAAATGAAATTCCAAGGGTGCTATCGGGGATTTGTTTATGAAGAGTCTTGTGGAAGCAGCAACTCTACAGTATTGGCCTACAATCTCACCATGATTCAACACTTGAAACTTGGAGGATATCCATTTTCTCAGGTTTCAATCGTAGAGCAGGATTGCAGAAAATCTTGCTTGGAGGATTGTACTTGTTGGGCTACTCAATATGTGAATGGAGTTTGCAGCAAATTCAAGCTTCCACTAATCTATTCAACACTTGATCCAACTGATCAGTCTGTCAAGGCTTTTGTCAAGCAGAGCTACAATATTTCCCAAATTGCAGGTCACACTGTTCCCAATCCTGGAAAAGCTGGGAATAGAAATAAAAGCCGGAAAGAGATAATCTTGATTCTATCCCTGGCTCTTGGCTCCGTAGCATTTCTGCTTACGGTTGTTGCAATTTGCAGTTATCTTTTCTACAGAAGCAATGAGGGCCAATATCAAAAACTGTTGGAAAATCCATATTTGGGGCCTAACGAAGAGTTCACTCTTCGATCATTTTCTTACAGCGAGCTTGAAAAAGCCACTGAACATTTCAAGGAAGAGATAAGGCATGGTTCGTTTGGAAACCTCTATAAAGGAATTTTATCAGAAGGTAACAGAACGATTGCTGTAAAACGACTGGAGAAGATGGGTGATGAAGCAGAAAGGGAGTTTAAAGCAGAAATGACAGCAATTGGGCAAGCTCGTCACAAAAACTTGGTTCATTTGCTTGGTTTTTGCTTGGAGGGATCTGAAAAGATTCTTGTATACGAGTACACGAGCAATGGATCACTTGCAGATATCCTATTTAATTCTGAAACAAGACCTTCTTGGGAGCAAAGGATGAGGCTTGCACTTGACATATCAAGGGGAATACTTTATTTGCATGAAGAATGTGAGACTTGCATAATTCACTGCAACATAAAGCCACACAATATCCTTGTAGATGACTTGTGGACGGCTAAAATCTCTGATTTTGGGCTAGCAAAGTTTCTGGTTCCTAATCAAGTAGGGAACCAACTTCAGCTCAAAACAAGAGGGTATTTGGCACCAGAGTTGCAGAATAGCGCCACGATCTCTGACAAGGTAGATGTTTATAGCTATGGAGTGATGCTCTTGGAGATCATATGCTGTAGAAGTAATATGGATGTCAATGTCTCAACTGAGGATGAGATCTTTCTTCCTACTTGGGTACACAAATGCTTTGTCGAAAATGATCTCAAAAAGCTAGTGGGAGATGAGGAAGTAGATGTGAAGTCCTTAGAGAGGACGGTGAAGGTTGGTTTGTTATGCATTCATGATAATCCTGATCTACGCCCTTCTATGAGGAATGTGGTTCTCATGTTAGAAGGAATTATGGACATACCATTTTTAGCATACACAAACATTGTTTAG
- the LOC104096394 gene encoding G-type lectin S-receptor-like serine/threonine-protein kinase LECRK2 yields the protein MLRVKNCAAFSHFNIMSLYFFLLLYVIFGSARAQSKPPNTIGLGSSIHPTTQPTAWYSASGHFAFGFYPQGSGYKVGIWLVGGSNNNDTIVWTAFRDDPEISADSTLAFIDGIVVLKTSNEDKTIASSSKSAYYANLLDNGNFVLYNQDHESIYESFSSPGDTILGDQILANGGKLISSFSSTNHSSGRFRLVMQDDGNLVAYPKNLNGAVDAYWASQVYCSGCRNHLLLNSTGILLVINDTDSSVIRRLYSPLMQKNRAIYRATLDHDGNFRLYSHEFDSNGNSKIWLEWEAIDDLCLVKGFCGLNSFCVTSHNVHSCMCLPGSYLKENDPGFGDCQRNFTRGKCIHGKEDSSVYKITTTTNLTWEDPPYFATSFLGKEDCGKSCFEDCDCDAALFDEIGQCMKHKLPLRYVKGAPEGSRTAFFKVSNIVVQNAITDSVKPPWVVILVLSISFVLYSGTALAFSGFYVFKFRIIKYRKLLQTGTTGLTKDFILRTCSYRELKQATDGFKEELGKGAFGAVYKGSFNKGKNLVAVKRLEKVVDEGEREFRAEMKAIGRTRHRNLVRLLGYCAEGSKRALVYEYMSNGCLANLLFRGATCPDWNLRVNIALDVARGILYLHEECEAPIIHCDIKPQNILLDEFLTAKISDFGLAKLLMPDQTRTFTGIRGTRGYLAPEWQTNAPISVKVDVYSYGTVLLEIICCRRNIEVYVTKIEEIQLSKWAYSCLLESELDKLVGSEEVDKNHLERMISVAIWCIQDEPALRPPMKQVLQMLQGIIDIPVPPCPSSSS from the coding sequence ATGTTAAGAGTTAAAAATTGTGCTGCTTTCTCTCACTTCAATATCATGTCTCTATATTTCTTCCTTTTATTGTATGTGATCTTTGGATCAGCTAGAGCTCAATCAAAGCCACCTAATACAATAGGATTAGGATCTTCTATTCATCCCACTACTCAGCCTACAGCGTGGTACTCAGCTTCTGGTCATTTCGCCTTTGGTTTTTATCCGCAAGGAAGTGGTTACAAGGTAGGAATTTGGCTAGTGGGAGGCTCCAATAACAATGATACTATTGTCTGGACCGCGTTTCGTGATGATCCAGAAATATCTGCAGATTCCACCTTGGCCTTTATTGATGGAATTGTAGTTCTGAAAACAAGTAATGAGGATAAGACTATTGCTAGTTCATCAAAATCTGCATATTATGCCAACTTGCTTGATAATGGTAACTTTGTGCTTTACAACCAAGATCATGAGTCTATTTACGAGAGTTTCAGTTCTCCTGGTGATACAATTTTAGGTGACCAGATTCTAGCTAATGGGGGTAAATTGATTTCTAGTTTCTCCTCCACAAATCATTCCTCAGGGAGATTTCGCCTCGTGATGCAGGATGACGGGAACCTTGTTGCATACCCCAAAAATTTGAATGGGGCAGTGGATGCCTATTGGGCTTCACAGGTCTATTGCTCTGGTTGCAGAAATCATCTGCTTCTTAACAGTACAGGCATCTTATTGGTGATCAATGACACAGATTCTTCTGTAATTCGACGATTATATAGTCCACTTATGCAGAAGAACAGAGCTATTTATCGGGCTACACTCGATCATGATGGAAATTTTCGACTCTATTCTCATGAATTCGACTCCAATGGTAATTCCAAAATATGGTTGGAGTGGGAGGCGATCGATGATCTCTGTCTAGTGAAGGGATTCTGTGGCCTTAACAGCTTTTGTGTTACAAGTCACAATGTACACTCTTGTATGTGTCTACCAGGATCATACTTGAAAGAGAATGATCCAGGCTTTGGTGATTGTCAAAGGAACTTCACTAGAGGAAAGTGCATTCATGGCAAAGAAGATTCAAGTGTCTACAAGATTACTACTACGACCAATCTTACTTGGGAGGATCCTCCTTACTTTGCTACATCATTTCTAGGAAAAGAAGATTGTGGCAAATCTTGTTTTGAGGACTGTGATTGTGATGCTGCCCTCTTCGACGAAATTGGCCAATGTATGAAACATAAGCTGCCTTTGAGGTATGTCAAAGGCGCACCTGAAGGATCTCGCACTGCTTTTTTCAAAGTCAGCAATATAGTCGTGCAAAATGCAATAACAGATTCAGTGAAGCCACCATGGGTAGTGATCTTGGTTTTATCAATAAGTTTCGTTCTGTATTCAGGTACTGCTCTTGCATTTTCAGGATTTTATGTCTTCAAATTCAGGATAATAAAGTACAGGAAGCTATTGCAGACAGGAACCACAGGATTAACAAAAGACTTCATACTCAGAACTTGCTCTTACAGAGAGCTAAAACAGGCAACTGATGGTTTCAAAGAAGAGTTGGGAAAGGGTGCCTTCGGTGCAGTTTATAAAGGGAGCTTCAACAAAGGTAAAAACCTTGTGGCGGTGAAGAGGCTAGAGAAGGTAGTCGATGAAGGTGAAAGGGAATTCAGAGCAGAAATGAAGGCCATTGGCAGAACTCGACACAGGAACTTGGTTCGATTGCTCGGATATTGTGCTGAAGGCTCAAAAAGAGCTCTAGTTTATGAATATATGAGCAATGGTTGCCTAGCAAATCTCTTGTTCCGAGGAGCTACTTGCCCAGATTGGAACTTAAGAGTAAATATTGCACTAGATGTTGCCAGGGGAATCCTTTACCTCCACGAAGAATGTGAAGCTCCAATCATCCACTGTGATATAAAACCACAAAACATCTTACTCGACGAGTTCTTGACAGCTAAAATCTCAGATTTCGGGTTGGCCAAACTACTAATGCCTGATCAAACAAGAACATTCACTGGCATAAGAGGAACTAGAGGGTATTTGGCACCAGAATGGCAAACAAATGCTCCTATCTCTGTCAAAGTAGATGTCTACAGTTATGGTACTGTATTGCTAGAAATCATTTGCTGCAGAAGAAACATTGAAGTGTATGTGACTAAAATAGAAGAAATCCAGCTTTCTAAATGGGCATATAGTTGCCTTCTAGAAAGTGAATTAGACAAGCTTGTTGGAAGTGAAGAAGTAGACAAGAATCACTTGGAGAGAATGATCTCAGTGGCGATCTGGTGCATTCAGGACGAACCAGCTCTTCGTCCTCCCATGAAACAAGTATTACAGATGCTACAGGGAATTATTGATATTCCAGTTCCTCCATGTCCAAGTAGCAGCAGTTAA
- the LOC138893193 gene encoding uncharacterized protein, producing MVADALNMRAERIESLAYIPVGERSLALYVQALANQFVRLDISEYSKVLACVVSLSSLLKRIRARKHDDPPLLIRRDTVHHSDAKEVTIGDYGLLRLQGRIYVPNVDGLQELILEKAHSSWYSIHPRAAKMYNILRQHY from the coding sequence atggtggccgatgctttgaatatGAGGGCTGAGAGAATTGAgagtcttgcttatattccagttggggagagaTCGTTAGCATTGTatgttcaagctttggccaatcagttcgtgaggttagatatttcggagtaTAGCaaagttcttgcttgtgttgtttcATTGTCGTCCTTGCTTAAGCGCATCAGGGCGCGTAAGCATGATGATCCTCCCTTACTTATCCGGAGGGACACGGTGCatcacagtgatgctaaggaggttacaaTTGGAGATTATGGGTTATTGAGGCTTCAAGGCCGGATctatgttccaaatgtggatggatTGCAAGAGTTGATATTGGAGAAGGCCCatagttcgtggtattccattcatccgagggccgcaaagatgtataatattttaaggcagcactattag